From Klebsiella electrica, the proteins below share one genomic window:
- a CDS encoding STY4851/ECs_5259 family protein, with protein sequence MSHTEHISILKCTPWLVKFLNRRSLRKPDNRPLYEYHATSDEYGELKRLLRAIGLPDGYKSDKGYAACFTLFCSEWYRRDYERECGWAWEPIYKTIGVSASSSEMGKIIPKGLDEYWGRPVRFYDTERRNFLGSLFSEGGLPFRLLKESNSRFQSMFSLILNQYDQAQSSNIPTFTLVYAAVEKSSLPVVFKEDTSVELISRMAEQLVSLVQIYDLSNHTEPVKELDRVHPKWRDNFPVPLDDDTGTSFLNGLLRTASTESKPRLQKNRTTLCQFLWSENHPEALQALISLPEELSFSIDSEPSTTRFELAIYEDGSEIASLGPAYATLSNSQAKMRVRKREIKFFRKKPAASLFIVARAGGMLIGSRLLEGSEVAVGDVPLVFVFDKSEWLLQGQASCSVRGSHVLIVLPKDGCLASDLEDCETDFSPLGYRALIVKGRQDILIEGDETYRIKTGREQIIQTGFSFQGRRLNWTSYPDELFLGVPGISQNSENLLTHHYKLFFNGTFIDNCDVQEEMGAQFISVRNENNETLLRKKIGILPNDFCLEIKNGEQANEGSFIINTKHPCLYSLKEKSLEIDRKRLPGCTEIMMKTEGVPPASISLQITPNLAANPVVISLPFPARGCLVFDKDEKPLPKNLTINDLLGARAFLFGKNGEPTRYQLELRLRSRSGMQAWYEWRYSAGESPVELTLYSLREHIDNLLSLEEGIDQTVDMRIEGGGSSFTWQIRRYKYSLEYNREMQLLLANSVSNRTGQIPSPVIMLLSEPERKAIPLVSRMSEGVPVGEFELSSTIQKNGPWIVVPKQGEEASFRPCYIAGEPVIQSDTTAIQSLQKATQLFNPRSGVNTITLVLEQMASDPAHSGWQFLRNLYDQFGYLPLATFEVWRALVQHPQALAMSLFKFEMSIDYLSRIESEFPVFWEFLPITEVKHAAMCFRAFLTHKGAPEEMQTKLLGRMFQQLGTVFPTYASEVQIWLDQGKLPPTFPAQMIKDIIHEWYQELLREHGESRWPEFGGPGLFRWYTSQKDPVIEVSPDTSYRYSVTLLPIFAAAVACGKTTFDSVFENKPGAVFFLRQVRDFDSRWFNAIFQYCLLRNVAEK encoded by the coding sequence TTGAGTCATACAGAACATATATCAATACTTAAGTGTACTCCGTGGTTAGTCAAATTTCTAAATCGTAGAAGTTTAAGAAAACCTGATAATCGCCCTCTTTATGAGTACCATGCAACGAGTGATGAATATGGCGAATTGAAGCGGTTGCTGAGGGCGATAGGGTTACCCGATGGTTACAAAAGTGATAAAGGATACGCAGCCTGCTTCACATTGTTCTGCTCAGAGTGGTATCGAAGAGATTATGAAAGGGAGTGTGGATGGGCATGGGAGCCAATTTATAAAACGATAGGCGTATCAGCATCTTCCTCGGAAATGGGGAAAATAATCCCTAAAGGCCTGGACGAGTACTGGGGGCGCCCCGTGCGGTTCTATGATACAGAAAGGAGGAATTTTTTAGGGTCCTTATTCAGTGAAGGCGGTCTACCTTTCAGGTTGCTAAAGGAATCTAATAGCCGTTTTCAGTCGATGTTCTCTCTCATTCTTAATCAATACGATCAGGCCCAATCTTCTAACATTCCAACGTTTACTTTAGTTTATGCGGCGGTAGAAAAATCATCCCTGCCAGTCGTTTTCAAAGAGGATACTTCAGTTGAGCTTATTAGTCGGATGGCTGAACAGTTAGTGTCTCTTGTGCAAATTTATGACCTGAGTAACCACACCGAACCCGTAAAAGAGCTTGATCGTGTTCATCCTAAGTGGCGGGACAACTTCCCCGTTCCTCTTGATGACGATACAGGGACCAGTTTCCTTAATGGGCTTTTACGAACAGCGTCTACTGAATCCAAACCTCGCCTTCAAAAAAATAGAACAACCCTATGCCAGTTCTTATGGTCAGAAAATCATCCTGAGGCTTTACAGGCTCTCATTTCTCTGCCGGAAGAGCTGAGTTTTTCGATTGATAGTGAACCTTCTACAACGCGTTTCGAGCTTGCTATTTATGAAGATGGTAGCGAAATTGCGAGCCTGGGGCCTGCCTATGCAACGCTGAGCAATTCACAGGCTAAAATGAGAGTTCGTAAGCGTGAAATTAAGTTTTTTCGGAAAAAGCCCGCTGCCAGCTTGTTTATTGTGGCGAGAGCAGGAGGGATGCTTATCGGCTCCAGGCTGTTGGAGGGAAGTGAGGTTGCCGTTGGCGATGTGCCATTAGTTTTTGTTTTTGATAAAAGTGAATGGTTGCTACAAGGACAAGCATCTTGCAGCGTACGTGGCAGTCATGTGCTCATTGTATTGCCAAAGGATGGTTGTCTGGCCTCAGATCTCGAGGATTGCGAAACCGATTTTTCGCCTTTGGGATACCGTGCTCTGATTGTCAAAGGGCGCCAGGATATTCTGATTGAAGGCGATGAAACGTACCGGATAAAGACAGGAAGAGAGCAGATTATCCAGACTGGGTTCTCTTTCCAGGGGAGGCGATTAAACTGGACAAGCTACCCAGATGAGCTCTTCCTTGGTGTTCCTGGTATTTCCCAAAATTCTGAGAATCTATTAACTCATCATTATAAACTTTTTTTCAACGGCACATTTATAGATAATTGTGATGTGCAAGAGGAAATGGGTGCTCAGTTTATTTCAGTGCGTAACGAGAATAATGAAACGCTACTGCGCAAGAAAATAGGTATTCTTCCCAATGATTTTTGCCTGGAAATAAAAAATGGAGAACAAGCAAACGAAGGGTCTTTCATTATTAATACCAAACATCCTTGTTTGTATAGTTTGAAAGAAAAATCACTGGAGATTGATAGGAAGCGATTACCAGGCTGCACAGAAATAATGATGAAAACTGAGGGGGTTCCCCCGGCATCAATTTCACTGCAGATAACACCAAACCTTGCTGCAAATCCCGTTGTTATTTCTCTCCCTTTCCCTGCCCGAGGTTGCCTTGTCTTCGATAAAGATGAGAAACCTTTGCCGAAGAATTTAACAATTAACGATCTTTTGGGGGCCAGGGCTTTTCTTTTTGGAAAAAATGGCGAACCTACGCGATACCAACTTGAACTACGTTTACGCTCCCGTAGCGGAATGCAGGCATGGTATGAGTGGCGCTATAGTGCGGGAGAAAGCCCGGTAGAGCTTACTTTATACAGTTTAAGGGAGCATATTGACAATTTACTTTCCCTGGAAGAAGGGATTGATCAAACGGTGGATATGCGTATTGAGGGCGGAGGTAGTTCCTTTACCTGGCAAATCAGACGCTATAAATATAGCCTTGAGTATAATCGGGAAATGCAGCTGCTTCTTGCTAATTCAGTGAGCAATCGTACAGGACAGATCCCTTCACCCGTTATTATGTTACTCAGTGAGCCAGAAAGAAAGGCAATACCGCTTGTATCGAGAATGAGCGAAGGTGTACCGGTCGGTGAATTCGAATTAAGTTCGACAATACAAAAAAATGGCCCATGGATAGTTGTTCCAAAACAAGGTGAAGAAGCTTCATTTCGGCCTTGCTACATTGCAGGCGAGCCGGTCATCCAAAGCGATACTACGGCAATTCAATCCCTGCAAAAGGCAACGCAGCTTTTTAATCCCCGGTCGGGTGTAAATACCATTACGTTAGTTCTGGAACAAATGGCGAGCGACCCTGCACACTCGGGATGGCAGTTCTTACGTAACTTATACGATCAGTTTGGATATTTACCGCTGGCTACTTTTGAGGTATGGCGTGCCTTGGTCCAGCATCCACAGGCATTGGCAATGTCACTGTTTAAATTTGAGATGTCCATTGATTATCTCAGCCGTATTGAAAGCGAGTTTCCTGTTTTCTGGGAGTTTTTGCCTATTACCGAGGTTAAACACGCCGCGATGTGTTTTCGAGCGTTTCTGACTCATAAAGGTGCTCCGGAGGAAATGCAGACAAAGCTACTGGGTCGAATGTTCCAGCAATTAGGGACTGTATTTCCAACCTATGCCAGCGAGGTGCAAATATGGTTAGACCAAGGGAAATTACCACCGACTTTTCCGGCACAAATGATAAAAGACATCATTCATGAGTGGTATCAGGAGCTCTTACGTGAACATGGTGAATCTCGTTGGCCTGAGTTTGGCGGGCCGGGTCTTTTTCGTTGGTATACGTCGCAAAAGGATCCCGTTATAGAGGTTTCGCCTGATACTAGCTACCGATATTCCGTCACTTTGCTCCCCATATTTGCTGCCGCTGTTGCATGTGGCAAAACAACATTTGACAGCGTTTTTGAAAATAAACCTGGTGCCGTATTTTTCTTAAGACAAGTCAGAGATTTTGACTCGCGATGGTTTAATGCCATTTTCCAGTATTGCTTATTGCGTAATGTGGCTGAAAAATAA